In a genomic window of Microbacterium amylolyticum:
- a CDS encoding PP2C family protein-serine/threonine phosphatase, with product MSDTTSAAPQRPETLSQEITLPDAGRLTLRWAGATDAGRKRENNQDSFLTTPPLFVVADGMGGHVGGEIASQSVVARLHETAETGRISPEEIDRALALAVQDISDHPDTTDEGTGTTLTGVYLDQTVDTATVVALNIGDSRVYLQRGDQLMQVTTDHSLVQELVQSGRLSEEEAETHPYSNVITRAVGPSEAVSPDYVRIDILPGDRYVICSDGLTKELTDYGILHFLHENSDPADAVVGMMKAALDNGGRDNVTIIVLDILGQPETAE from the coding sequence GTGTCCGACACCACTTCTGCCGCACCTCAGCGACCCGAGACGCTCAGCCAGGAGATCACCCTGCCGGACGCTGGTCGCCTCACCCTCCGGTGGGCGGGCGCGACGGACGCGGGCCGTAAGCGGGAAAACAACCAGGACAGCTTCCTGACCACCCCGCCGCTTTTCGTCGTTGCCGATGGCATGGGCGGCCATGTCGGTGGCGAGATCGCGAGTCAGAGCGTTGTTGCCCGCCTGCATGAAACGGCGGAAACGGGTCGGATCTCTCCGGAAGAGATCGATCGTGCGCTCGCACTGGCCGTACAGGACATTTCCGACCACCCCGACACAACGGATGAGGGAACGGGCACGACCCTCACGGGCGTCTACCTCGACCAGACGGTAGACACCGCAACGGTCGTCGCTCTGAACATCGGTGACTCGCGAGTCTATTTGCAGCGCGGCGATCAGCTCATGCAGGTAACAACCGATCACTCCCTCGTTCAGGAACTGGTGCAGTCAGGCCGCCTCAGCGAAGAGGAAGCGGAAACGCACCCCTACAGCAACGTGATCACCCGGGCGGTTGGTCCGAGCGAAGCGGTGTCTCCTGACTACGTTCGCATCGACATCTTGCCGGGCGACCGCTACGTCATCTGCTCGGATGGGCTCACAAAAGAGCTCACCGACTACGGCATCCTGCACTTCCTGCATGAGAACTCGGATCCCGCCGATGCGGTTGTCGGCATGATGAAGGCCGCGCTCGATAACGGCGGTCGAGACAACGTCACGATCATCGTGCTCGATATCCTCGGTCAGCCCGAGACCGCGGAGTAG
- a CDS encoding FtsK/SpoIIIE domain-containing protein: MTTLPDAPRRISQPIDLPDLPEPPGRRPFPILASLVPVVGAVVMWRLTGSIFMLWFAALGPFMAIASLADGARSAARERKRAQRALGEACDAAEEEIARRHDDERALRRAASPDVVRTIRSDGWVWRRPGQAVVGTGTALSAVRVSGGEGDRVEALRTRAEALENAPVTVPWQSGVCVRGPEITARAVARALALQVLLRTPPREVRVIGDPLAEGWAKNLPHVAAENETVSLALIRADEPVPVGASAVIAVAGQGDPIPHECAALIEIDEGLRGRLIADTGDVSLDLEAISVGQAHAIAATMAGRAGVRDETLPPGPVPLANVLERDQHDADRAPAGLRAVIGLGPHTGENDPPVVDVDLVADGPHAVVVGTTGAGKSELLTTWITALAASAGPGEVVFLLGDFKGGTAFEHLRMLPHVTGIMTDLDGGGALRAVEGLRAEIRRRELVIAAAGARDIGDPRVRMARLVIVIDEFAALLQEHPDLHAVFTDVAARGRGLGMHLVLGTQRASGILRDALVANSPLRIALRVAETSESSQLIGADVAAKIPGDAAHRGVGYVKRAGDTAAHIARFALTRADDVRRAAEAHGDAETADGPLLAPLPARWQPSTDAQHDVMALGIADDPATQSQPHVTLRPGVDRGLLVIGGAGTGKTTTARWIADQARRGGHDVVEVPRDTEGAWDALERAESRPPALFIADDADALLARFPTEHAQAAGDRLEAIVRDGGITGTTVILTVARLTGGASKVADLLPRRAVLALPTASDHTASGAPRDLFDPKRPPGRAVIDGLNVQLAMGEEPSPQDSESLGEVWRPTAPISGLVVRAAARRSQALRTGWGTGVSVVVVDDLPPGTTLAQVEQEHEGPIVLAGDGDAWQRAYALLQQVRSVGDMVVAADCANELRTLVGERDLPPYARPRASRAWFVSGGAPPRRIVLP; the protein is encoded by the coding sequence ATGACGACCCTGCCCGATGCGCCGCGCCGCATATCGCAGCCGATCGACCTGCCCGATCTTCCGGAGCCGCCAGGGCGGCGGCCCTTCCCGATTCTCGCGTCCCTCGTTCCGGTGGTCGGTGCGGTTGTGATGTGGCGGTTGACAGGGTCGATCTTCATGCTGTGGTTCGCGGCACTCGGACCGTTCATGGCGATCGCGTCTCTCGCCGACGGCGCGCGCAGCGCTGCGCGGGAGCGTAAAAGAGCGCAGCGCGCATTGGGCGAAGCCTGTGACGCCGCCGAGGAAGAAATCGCGCGTCGCCATGATGACGAACGGGCTCTGCGACGGGCCGCATCGCCCGACGTCGTTCGTACGATTCGCAGCGATGGGTGGGTGTGGCGCCGGCCCGGTCAGGCCGTCGTGGGAACAGGGACCGCCCTCAGCGCCGTCCGCGTGAGCGGCGGCGAGGGAGACAGGGTCGAGGCCCTGCGGACGAGAGCGGAGGCACTGGAAAATGCACCGGTGACGGTGCCCTGGCAGAGCGGTGTGTGCGTGCGCGGACCCGAGATCACCGCGCGAGCAGTTGCTCGTGCTCTCGCCTTACAGGTGCTGTTGCGGACGCCACCGCGGGAGGTGCGCGTGATCGGCGATCCACTCGCGGAAGGATGGGCAAAGAACCTGCCGCATGTTGCTGCCGAGAACGAAACCGTGAGCCTGGCGCTGATCCGCGCGGATGAGCCCGTTCCAGTTGGCGCGAGTGCCGTCATCGCCGTTGCGGGCCAGGGCGACCCGATTCCCCATGAGTGCGCGGCGCTGATTGAGATCGACGAGGGCCTGCGCGGACGGCTCATTGCGGACACCGGTGACGTATCTCTCGACCTCGAGGCCATCTCTGTCGGCCAAGCGCACGCGATCGCCGCGACGATGGCTGGTCGTGCGGGCGTGCGTGACGAAACCCTCCCACCGGGCCCCGTCCCTCTGGCGAACGTTCTCGAGCGCGATCAGCACGATGCCGACCGTGCGCCCGCGGGCCTCCGCGCCGTTATCGGCCTGGGGCCTCACACGGGCGAGAACGACCCGCCTGTTGTCGACGTTGACCTCGTCGCGGACGGGCCTCACGCCGTTGTCGTCGGAACGACGGGCGCAGGAAAAAGCGAGTTGCTCACAACATGGATCACGGCACTTGCGGCGTCAGCTGGACCGGGCGAGGTGGTGTTCCTGTTGGGCGATTTCAAGGGAGGAACCGCGTTCGAACACCTGCGTATGCTGCCCCATGTCACGGGAATCATGACGGACCTTGACGGAGGAGGCGCACTGCGAGCCGTTGAGGGGCTGCGCGCAGAAATCCGTCGCCGCGAGCTCGTTATTGCGGCTGCCGGTGCCCGCGATATCGGCGACCCGCGCGTACGAATGGCGCGACTTGTCATTGTGATCGACGAGTTCGCGGCGCTTCTGCAGGAGCACCCCGATTTGCACGCCGTGTTCACCGACGTCGCTGCGCGAGGGCGCGGACTCGGTATGCACCTTGTGCTCGGGACGCAGCGGGCATCCGGGATCCTGCGGGATGCTCTTGTCGCGAACAGCCCGCTTCGTATCGCGCTGCGCGTTGCCGAGACGTCTGAGAGCTCCCAGCTCATCGGGGCTGACGTGGCCGCGAAGATCCCGGGAGATGCCGCGCACCGCGGAGTCGGCTATGTCAAGCGCGCGGGAGATACCGCTGCTCATATCGCTCGTTTCGCGCTGACCCGCGCCGACGACGTGCGGCGAGCTGCCGAAGCGCACGGAGACGCCGAGACGGCGGACGGGCCGCTTCTCGCGCCACTGCCTGCGAGGTGGCAACCGAGCACCGATGCACAACACGACGTGATGGCTCTCGGTATCGCCGACGATCCCGCAACACAAAGCCAGCCGCATGTGACCCTGCGACCGGGCGTCGACAGGGGGCTGCTCGTCATCGGTGGCGCGGGAACGGGGAAAACGACAACGGCGCGGTGGATTGCTGACCAGGCCCGGCGTGGGGGCCACGATGTGGTCGAGGTTCCGCGCGACACAGAAGGGGCATGGGACGCACTCGAACGGGCGGAGTCACGCCCTCCGGCCCTGTTCATCGCGGACGATGCGGATGCGCTTCTGGCCCGGTTTCCCACCGAACACGCTCAGGCGGCGGGCGACAGGCTCGAGGCGATTGTACGAGACGGGGGGATCACGGGAACGACCGTAATCCTCACGGTTGCGCGTCTCACGGGCGGCGCGTCGAAGGTGGCAGATCTGTTGCCGCGGCGCGCGGTTCTTGCTCTGCCAACAGCCTCCGACCACACGGCGTCCGGGGCTCCGCGCGACCTGTTCGATCCGAAACGTCCGCCAGGGCGCGCGGTGATCGATGGCCTCAATGTGCAACTGGCGATGGGGGAAGAGCCGTCTCCTCAGGATTCCGAATCGCTGGGGGAGGTGTGGCGTCCCACCGCGCCGATCTCCGGGTTGGTCGTTCGCGCGGCCGCGCGGAGATCACAGGCGCTGCGCACGGGGTGGGGCACAGGAGTGAGCGTTGTCGTCGTCGACGATCTGCCACCGGGAACAACGCTCGCTCAGGTTGAACAAGAACACGAGGGCCCCATCGTTCTTGCGGGGGACGGCGACGCGTGGCAGCGCGCGTACGCGCTTCTCCAGCAGGTGAGATCGGTGGGCGACATGGTTGTCGCCGCAGATTGCGCAAACGAGCTCAGAACGCTTGTCGGCGAGCGTGACCTGCCACCATACGCGCGGCCGCGCGCCTCACGAGCATGGTTCGTTTCCGGCGGGGCTCCGCCTCGCCGTATTGTCCTGCCGTGA
- a CDS encoding OsmC family protein, whose product MSIHRYAVTTEWTGNHGSGTSGYREYARDVTVQVEGKPDILASADRPFRGDPARWNPEDFLMSALSECHLLSYLHACVTRSVVVTEYTDHAEGEMEISGNGGRFRSVILRPQVRVADEGMIEEAMAAHHDAHEWCFIANSVNFEIRVEPTITA is encoded by the coding sequence ATGAGCATCCACCGCTACGCCGTCACAACCGAGTGGACGGGCAACCACGGTTCAGGCACCTCCGGCTATCGCGAGTACGCACGCGATGTGACCGTTCAGGTGGAGGGAAAGCCCGACATTCTGGCCTCGGCCGACCGACCGTTCCGGGGCGACCCCGCGCGCTGGAACCCCGAGGACTTCCTGATGTCCGCGCTCAGCGAATGCCACCTCCTCAGCTATCTCCATGCCTGTGTGACCCGCTCGGTCGTTGTGACCGAGTACACCGATCATGCCGAGGGCGAAATGGAAATCAGCGGCAACGGCGGGCGGTTCCGGAGCGTCATTCTGCGCCCCCAGGTGCGCGTTGCCGACGAGGGCATGATCGAAGAAGCGATGGCCGCCCACCACGATGCGCACGAGTGGTGCTTTATCGCGAACAGCGTCAATTTCGAGATCCGCGTGGAACCCACCATTACGGCGTAG
- a CDS encoding asparaginase — translation MTFAETFPAPAGAELAVVERGGFVESRHIGSAVVLSPDGEVIASHGDPSALILPRSSLKPLQAVASVTAGAALTGEYLALSTASHNGTDRHANAVRGMLADIGLSEDDLRCPPSWPSDSATRHEMVRDRAEQARIRHNCSGKHAAMLTACRVNGWDTESYLDSAHPLQTHMVEVIERLTGEKIRGTVVDGCGAPVHAMSLAALARGIHRIAQGSESSPFAMHRVGAALVRAVRDHGWAVEGPGGDDTASIERFGVFSKKGAEGVQVMVAPSGTTVALKMLDGSNRAGSLVALALLARAGSLEVQDVARAAAQRPGLRVLGGGEPVGIIRASV, via the coding sequence GTGACATTTGCCGAGACTTTCCCCGCTCCCGCCGGAGCTGAGCTCGCCGTCGTCGAACGCGGCGGCTTCGTCGAATCACGCCACATCGGCTCAGCAGTCGTGCTCAGCCCGGACGGAGAGGTGATCGCCTCCCACGGCGACCCGTCCGCGCTGATCCTGCCGCGTTCCTCGCTGAAACCGCTTCAGGCCGTCGCCTCGGTCACCGCCGGAGCTGCCCTGACGGGCGAGTATCTCGCGCTCTCGACCGCGAGCCACAACGGAACAGACCGCCACGCGAATGCTGTACGCGGAATGCTGGCTGACATCGGGCTCAGCGAGGACGACCTGCGGTGTCCGCCCTCATGGCCGAGTGACAGCGCGACGCGCCACGAGATGGTGCGCGACCGTGCTGAGCAGGCGCGAATTCGCCATAACTGCTCCGGGAAGCACGCAGCCATGCTGACGGCATGCCGGGTCAACGGCTGGGACACGGAAAGCTACCTTGATTCCGCCCACCCCTTGCAGACCCACATGGTCGAGGTCATCGAGCGGCTGACGGGAGAGAAGATCCGCGGCACCGTCGTTGACGGCTGCGGCGCCCCGGTTCACGCGATGAGCCTTGCCGCGCTCGCACGAGGCATTCACCGCATCGCCCAGGGCTCCGAATCGTCGCCTTTTGCCATGCACCGCGTCGGAGCCGCCCTCGTGCGGGCCGTTCGGGATCACGGATGGGCCGTCGAGGGACCCGGGGGCGATGACACGGCGTCGATCGAACGCTTCGGTGTGTTCTCGAAGAAGGGCGCGGAGGGCGTTCAGGTCATGGTCGCGCCCTCCGGCACAACCGTCGCGTTGAAGATGTTGGACGGTTCGAACCGTGCCGGATCCCTGGTGGCTTTGGCCCTGCTGGCACGCGCCGGATCACTCGAAGTGCAGGATGTCGCGCGTGCGGCAGCTCAGCGACCCGGCCTGCGCGTCCTCGGTGGCGGCGAGCCGGTGGGGATCATCCGCGCCTCGGTGTAG